A DNA window from Thermoanaerobaculia bacterium contains the following coding sequences:
- a CDS encoding sigma-70 family RNA polymerase sigma factor produces the protein MNRPARSAVDITDLLRAWRAGGADASEELLAKIYGALKKIAASQLRRERAAHTLQTTALVNEAFLRLLDQQRVDWRDRAHFFGLAATMMRRILVDYARARNAQKRQLPGEHAALSITSVHLPDLDLLDLDRALSRLAEDHPRQARVVEMRYFADLEIEEIADVLEISPATVKRDWQFARVWLRAELAGGPPAT, from the coding sequence ATGAACCGCCCGGCGCGCTCCGCCGTCGACATCACGGACCTGCTGCGCGCCTGGCGCGCCGGCGGCGCCGACGCCTCCGAAGAGCTGCTGGCGAAGATCTACGGCGCGTTGAAGAAGATCGCCGCTTCGCAGCTGCGCCGGGAGCGCGCCGCCCACACCCTGCAGACCACAGCGCTGGTCAACGAGGCCTTTCTCCGCCTGCTCGACCAGCAGCGCGTCGATTGGCGGGATCGCGCCCACTTCTTCGGCCTCGCGGCGACGATGATGCGGCGGATCCTGGTCGACTACGCCCGCGCCCGGAACGCCCAGAAACGCCAGCTTCCGGGCGAGCACGCAGCCCTCTCGATCACTTCCGTGCATCTGCCCGACCTGGATCTGCTCGATCTGGATCGCGCGCTTTCCCGCCTTGCGGAGGACCATCCCCGGCAGGCGCGGGTGGTCGAGATGCGCTATTTCGCGGATCTGGAGATCGAGGAGATCGCCGACGTCCTCGAGATCTCCCCGGCCACGGTCAAGCGCGATTGGCAGTTCGCCCGTGTCTGGCTGCGGGCCGAGCTCGCGGGCGGGCCGCCCGCGACCTGA
- a CDS encoding cupin domain-containing protein produces MTIIRASSAPRFNLPGLDVTGLAAPSRGARETSVWRLTLAPGAPGALHSVDREEIFVALAGHATVVLGGVEHSFSAGDALVVAAGETFSLANHGDEPFEAIAALPVGGKAAMPGGEAFLPPWTT; encoded by the coding sequence ATGACGATCATTCGCGCTTCCTCCGCTCCGCGCTTCAACTTGCCGGGCCTCGACGTCACGGGTCTCGCCGCTCCCAGCCGCGGCGCCCGTGAAACGAGCGTCTGGCGCCTGACACTGGCTCCGGGCGCTCCTGGTGCACTGCACTCGGTCGACCGCGAGGAGATCTTCGTCGCCCTGGCCGGACACGCGACCGTCGTCCTGGGCGGCGTCGAGCATAGTTTCTCCGCCGGCGATGCTCTGGTGGTCGCCGCCGGCGAGACTTTCTCGCTCGCCAACCACGGCGACGAACCGTTCGAGGCGATCGCGGCGCTGCCGGTCGGCGGCAAAGCCGCCATGCCGGGGGGCGAAGCGTTCCTGCCGCCCTGGACGACCTGA
- a CDS encoding FG-GAP repeat protein, whose protein sequence is MSRSLLALSLAVPVSLAIVHGAPVGAQRPAIGLSAAHAQLWLETGTGPESPGQDDYFGFALAVGDFNHDGYDDLAMGVPGNDWLPEIADVGSVQVRFGAPAGALGLLLPVLPWNNAVDPAEALDAYGRALAAGDFDGDGYDDLAVGIPSNDYVVGSTVISMGGVHLHYGLPNELGRLQPVAEYSFSQAPGGLLPGSPAAGERFGEALAFGDFNGDGKDDLAIGIPGDAANCPAGLCRAGAVMVVDQNAEGSAGGYLMRFGLEGLPGVPGALDQFGGAVATGDFNGDGFDDLAIGIPQVAQVGAVLVVYGSPFSLIFVHHQLFDQGAFGELPETGDQFGTALAAGDFNGDGFADLAMGAPFEDGAGPEKVDSGQVIVSYGTAGGLSTVAAPWLSEDGIWGSGSEINDQFGSALAAGDFDGDGFDELVIGAAHESVSGTDGYGAVTVIRGRAAGLAGSATRWLWPGAFPIGMIPGETNVGSHYGSALVSGDFDGNGLADLAIGGPERSLFSSDTAASQAGSVAVLFGQLFIDGFESHDALEWSAVAP, encoded by the coding sequence ATGTCTCGCTCGCTCCTCGCCCTGTCTCTCGCCGTACCCGTGAGCCTCGCGATCGTCCACGGCGCTCCGGTCGGCGCACAACGCCCGGCCATCGGGCTCTCCGCTGCCCATGCGCAGCTCTGGCTCGAGACGGGAACCGGCCCGGAGAGTCCCGGTCAGGACGACTACTTCGGCTTCGCGCTCGCCGTCGGAGACTTCAATCACGACGGCTACGACGACCTCGCTATGGGCGTTCCGGGGAATGACTGGCTCCCCGAGATTGCGGATGTGGGCTCGGTGCAGGTGCGCTTCGGCGCGCCGGCCGGCGCCCTTGGCCTTCTCCTCCCGGTGCTGCCGTGGAACAACGCGGTCGATCCCGCCGAGGCGCTCGATGCCTACGGCCGGGCTCTCGCGGCGGGCGACTTCGACGGCGACGGCTACGACGATCTCGCCGTCGGCATCCCGAGCAACGACTATGTCGTCGGCTCGACCGTCATCAGCATGGGCGGGGTGCATCTGCACTACGGCCTGCCCAACGAGCTCGGACGGCTTCAGCCGGTCGCGGAGTATTCGTTCTCGCAGGCCCCCGGCGGGCTTCTCCCGGGTTCGCCGGCCGCCGGCGAGCGCTTCGGCGAGGCGCTGGCCTTCGGTGACTTCAACGGCGACGGCAAGGACGACCTCGCGATCGGCATCCCGGGAGACGCGGCGAACTGCCCGGCAGGGCTCTGTCGCGCTGGCGCGGTCATGGTCGTCGATCAGAACGCAGAGGGATCGGCTGGCGGTTACCTGATGCGCTTCGGGCTCGAGGGTCTCCCCGGTGTGCCCGGCGCGCTGGACCAGTTCGGCGGCGCGGTCGCGACCGGCGACTTCAACGGCGACGGCTTCGACGACCTGGCGATCGGCATCCCGCAGGTGGCCCAGGTCGGCGCGGTGCTCGTCGTCTACGGCAGTCCGTTCTCCCTGATCTTCGTCCACCACCAACTCTTCGACCAGGGGGCGTTCGGCGAGCTTCCCGAGACGGGCGATCAGTTCGGCACCGCGCTCGCGGCCGGCGATTTCAATGGCGACGGCTTCGCCGACCTCGCGATGGGTGCTCCGTTCGAGGATGGAGCCGGGCCGGAGAAGGTCGACTCCGGGCAGGTGATCGTGAGTTACGGCACAGCGGGAGGGCTGTCGACCGTCGCGGCCCCCTGGCTCTCGGAGGACGGCATCTGGGGCAGCGGCTCCGAGATCAACGACCAGTTCGGCTCGGCGCTCGCGGCCGGCGACTTCGACGGCGACGGTTTCGACGAGCTCGTGATCGGCGCCGCGCACGAGAGCGTCTCCGGAACGGACGGCTATGGCGCCGTCACCGTGATTCGCGGACGCGCGGCGGGGCTTGCGGGAAGTGCGACCCGCTGGCTCTGGCCGGGCGCCTTTCCGATCGGGATGATTCCCGGAGAGACGAATGTGGGCTCCCACTACGGCTCCGCCCTCGTCTCCGGAGACTTCGATGGCAACGGCCTCGCTGATCTCGCGATCGGCGGACCGGAGCGCTCGCTGTTCTCGTCGGACACCGCCGCCTCCCAAGCGGGCTCCGTCGCAGTCCTTTTCGGCCAGCTCTTCATCGACGGTTTCGAGAGCCACGACGCGCTCGAGTGGTCGGCGGTGGCGCCGTGA
- a CDS encoding FG-GAP repeat protein — MNKNSMHPRFVRLLAPAIAGSIAILALSPALAQGRHTIGLQAKYAQLWLEEGVDPHNPGNSDRFGSALAAGDFNGDGFADLASGAPGNACDPQEIRCGAVQVRMGAASAALTSRIVLSPVPNSNDPANQDEGYGSALAAGDFNGDGRDDLAVGVPRNLVHAGVSLVPAGGLQLHFGLPSALQPLQAIATYSFAEGALGVLPGTPSASEGFGHAVAFGDFNGDLKDDLAVGIPYDRNLCGATPCAAGAVMVIDLDDNLSLGGYPMSLGRQGLPGLPAANDEYGYAVAAGDFDGDGYADLATGIPQRDGVGAVLVVYGSEFSLLFGDHQLLDQGSFGELPEVGDGFGRTLSAGDFNHDGYADLAMGAPGEDLAGAGQFNVGLVIVSYGSAGGLRLDGAPWLSEDGIFGSGSESEDRFGSALTAGDWNGDGKTDLAIGAAGESGMAGAGSGAVTVILGRESGLAGSPSRQLSPGNSPIGMIAERPGETDVFASFGAELAAGDFDGNGFADLAIGAPERQLAPSISVGAVGVVYGQFFLDGFDSGDALEWSGVTQ; from the coding sequence ATGAACAAGAACTCCATGCACCCGCGATTCGTCCGACTTCTAGCCCCAGCGATCGCCGGCTCCATCGCGATCCTGGCGCTCTCTCCGGCCCTCGCGCAGGGTCGGCACACCATCGGTCTTCAAGCCAAGTACGCGCAGCTCTGGCTCGAAGAGGGGGTCGATCCGCACAATCCAGGGAACTCCGACAGGTTCGGCAGCGCGCTCGCGGCCGGCGATTTCAACGGCGACGGTTTCGCCGATCTCGCTTCGGGGGCGCCGGGGAACGCCTGCGACCCGCAGGAGATTCGCTGTGGCGCGGTGCAGGTGCGCATGGGCGCGGCGTCGGCCGCGCTCACGAGCCGGATCGTGCTGTCTCCCGTGCCCAACAGCAATGACCCCGCAAACCAGGACGAAGGCTATGGGTCGGCGCTCGCCGCGGGCGATTTCAACGGCGATGGGCGCGACGATCTCGCCGTCGGCGTTCCCCGGAACCTCGTCCACGCAGGCGTCTCCCTGGTGCCGGCAGGGGGCCTGCAGCTGCACTTCGGTCTGCCGTCGGCGCTCCAACCGCTGCAAGCGATCGCCACGTACTCCTTCGCGGAGGGTGCGCTCGGCGTTCTCCCTGGAACTCCCTCGGCGTCGGAGGGGTTCGGCCACGCCGTCGCCTTCGGTGACTTCAACGGCGACCTCAAGGACGATCTCGCGGTCGGCATCCCTTACGACCGCAATCTCTGCGGCGCGACGCCGTGCGCGGCCGGCGCGGTGATGGTGATCGATCTCGACGACAACCTGAGTCTCGGCGGGTACCCGATGAGCCTCGGCCGGCAGGGGCTCCCGGGGCTCCCGGCGGCAAACGACGAATACGGCTATGCGGTGGCGGCCGGCGACTTCGATGGCGACGGCTACGCCGACCTCGCGACCGGCATCCCGCAGCGCGACGGTGTGGGCGCCGTGCTGGTGGTCTATGGGAGTGAGTTCTCGCTCCTCTTCGGCGACCACCAGTTGCTGGATCAGGGGAGCTTCGGCGAGTTGCCGGAGGTGGGCGACGGCTTCGGCCGGACGCTGTCCGCAGGAGACTTCAATCACGATGGGTACGCCGACCTGGCGATGGGTGCCCCGGGCGAAGACCTCGCCGGCGCCGGCCAGTTCAACGTCGGTCTGGTGATCGTGAGCTACGGCTCCGCCGGCGGTCTCCGCCTCGATGGGGCGCCGTGGCTCTCCGAAGACGGGATCTTCGGCAGCGGCTCGGAGAGCGAGGATCGCTTCGGTTCGGCGCTCACCGCTGGTGACTGGAACGGCGACGGGAAGACGGACCTCGCCATCGGCGCGGCTGGCGAGAGCGGTATGGCCGGCGCCGGGAGCGGCGCCGTGACGGTGATCCTGGGGCGTGAGTCCGGGCTCGCGGGGAGCCCCTCGCGGCAACTCTCGCCCGGCAACTCCCCCATCGGCATGATCGCCGAGCGCCCGGGGGAGACGGACGTGTTCGCGAGCTTCGGCGCGGAGCTCGCCGCCGGCGACTTCGACGGCAACGGCTTCGCTGACCTGGCCATCGGCGCGCCCGAACGACAGCTCGCGCCGAGCATCTCGGTCGGCGCGGTCGGCGTCGTCTACGGCCAGTTCTTCCTCGATGGCTTCGACAGCGGCGACGCGCTCGAGTGGTCGGGGGTGACCCAGTGA
- a CDS encoding serine/threonine protein kinase, which translates to MLAPPESLPDLFARALDLDEVARRALLERTLGENRELGEGLARLLENLTEQASPIDRSPWRELDESGEGAGAIPARIGPYSIVRELGRGGMARVYLAEERTDLFARTLAVKVLDRAPFDDGAIRRFRDEVRILSSLEHPGIARFLHGGRTDDGVWFLALEHVDGDDLLSWCRAHSLSVRARVESFVEALDAISFAHDRGIVHRDLKPDHLLIDRAGRPRLLDFGISKLVDPEPGGGRAATRTDARALTPAYASPEQFRGESATPASDVYSLGAILYELLVGRRPFAEIESERSRFERAVLETDPEAPSSVARRFAMSGGLDATTDSATAWSGELARDLDAICLKALRKVPTERYRDANELASDLRRFLDGRPVAARRGGWRYRLTRFARRHRHQLAVGAALLVASVAVAFALSRGGAPAEPPSPRPFPFSELGSLEVEDLRRRFAETPEDVETGSALSLRLLRDQSFEQARLVLASLRQIPGQEQHPLIDYVEAQLASNQNEPHRALVHLTRARDRALLAGRGDLLGQIRASRGRLLATLGRRSEAGREMEMALRDFETTSDHASQSRVLNDLAIEQLQRGELDRGEQLLERAIAEAQTADNFPGTMIFNLACVQMVRGRPDLAEIRLRGLVEARRAGPNRRQLGEALAQLARALAQQGRGGEAEPLREEALALLQPASGSGQLKYLLHLSGELELERGNLEAVEPLVGLLRSASESAGEALALALAIELEARAHAARGQFVEARERFAEARRLFTEGGELDAAAECGAAEAAAEVRGANFTAAESASLGSPERLSAGAEGSRMVVLARAIRVRAALGEGRAAEAWELFATLPDDSRSPAVDVRSAYLLARGGLAAAARQFDDSRRDFEQVIREARAAGRKLEELDARLELAALQLAADGPQRAAATAQDVAVEARRLGLGGVESRARSIEAVLALLRAR; encoded by the coding sequence ATGTTGGCGCCTCCAGAATCCCTTCCCGACCTTTTCGCTCGCGCGCTCGATCTCGACGAGGTGGCGCGCCGCGCGCTGCTCGAACGGACCCTGGGGGAGAACCGGGAGCTCGGCGAAGGTCTCGCGCGTCTGCTCGAGAATCTGACCGAGCAGGCCTCACCGATCGATCGATCTCCCTGGCGCGAGCTCGATGAGAGCGGTGAAGGCGCCGGCGCAATTCCGGCGCGGATCGGCCCCTACAGCATCGTTCGCGAGCTCGGTCGCGGCGGCATGGCACGCGTCTACCTCGCCGAGGAGAGAACCGATCTCTTCGCACGCACCCTTGCCGTCAAGGTCCTCGACCGCGCGCCTTTCGACGATGGCGCGATCCGCCGCTTCCGCGACGAGGTACGGATCCTCTCCTCGCTCGAGCATCCGGGAATCGCCCGATTCCTCCACGGTGGCAGAACGGACGACGGCGTCTGGTTCCTGGCGCTCGAGCACGTCGACGGCGACGATCTCCTCTCCTGGTGTCGCGCGCATTCGCTTTCCGTCCGGGCGCGCGTCGAGAGCTTTGTCGAAGCGCTCGACGCGATCAGCTTCGCCCATGACCGCGGCATCGTCCATCGCGACCTCAAGCCGGATCATCTCCTCATCGACCGCGCCGGGCGACCGCGGCTGCTCGACTTCGGCATCTCGAAGCTCGTCGACCCTGAGCCGGGAGGGGGTCGAGCGGCGACACGCACGGACGCTCGCGCCTTGACGCCCGCCTACGCCAGCCCTGAGCAGTTCCGCGGCGAATCGGCGACGCCCGCCTCGGACGTCTACTCGCTGGGAGCGATCCTCTATGAGCTCCTCGTCGGCCGGCGCCCGTTCGCCGAGATCGAGTCCGAGCGCTCGCGCTTCGAGCGCGCGGTGCTCGAAACCGATCCCGAGGCGCCGTCGAGCGTCGCGCGTCGGTTTGCGATGTCCGGAGGGCTCGACGCCACGACCGACTCCGCAACGGCCTGGTCGGGCGAACTCGCGCGCGACCTCGACGCGATCTGCCTCAAGGCACTGCGCAAAGTGCCGACCGAGCGCTACCGCGACGCCAACGAGCTGGCGAGCGACCTGCGCCGCTTCCTCGACGGGCGACCCGTGGCGGCGCGGCGCGGTGGTTGGCGCTATCGTCTGACCCGATTCGCGCGACGCCATCGCCACCAACTGGCCGTGGGCGCGGCACTTCTCGTCGCCTCCGTCGCCGTCGCCTTCGCCCTGTCCCGCGGCGGCGCGCCCGCCGAGCCTCCGTCGCCTCGCCCGTTTCCCTTCTCCGAGCTCGGGTCCCTCGAGGTCGAGGACCTCCGTCGCCGGTTCGCCGAGACCCCTGAGGACGTGGAGACCGGATCGGCCCTCTCCCTGCGGCTGCTGCGCGACCAGAGTTTCGAACAGGCCCGTCTGGTGCTCGCCAGCCTGCGCCAGATTCCGGGACAGGAGCAGCATCCGCTGATCGACTACGTGGAGGCGCAACTCGCCTCCAACCAGAACGAACCGCATCGCGCGCTGGTCCATCTGACGCGCGCGCGAGACCGAGCCTTGCTCGCCGGGCGCGGCGACCTTCTGGGACAGATCCGCGCCTCTCGCGGCCGGCTGCTCGCGACTCTCGGACGGCGCTCCGAAGCCGGGCGCGAGATGGAGATGGCCTTGCGCGACTTCGAGACCACCTCCGATCATGCCTCGCAGTCGCGCGTGCTGAACGACCTCGCGATCGAGCAGTTGCAGCGCGGCGAGCTCGATCGCGGCGAGCAACTCCTCGAGCGCGCGATCGCCGAAGCGCAAACTGCCGACAACTTTCCCGGAACCATGATCTTCAACCTGGCGTGCGTACAGATGGTGCGGGGCCGACCCGACCTCGCTGAGATCCGCCTGCGCGGGTTGGTGGAAGCTCGCCGCGCGGGCCCGAACCGACGCCAGCTCGGCGAGGCGCTCGCCCAGCTGGCGCGCGCACTGGCGCAGCAGGGCCGTGGCGGCGAGGCCGAGCCGCTGCGCGAGGAGGCGCTCGCCCTTCTGCAGCCGGCCAGTGGCAGCGGCCAGCTGAAGTATCTGCTTCACCTCTCGGGCGAGCTGGAGCTCGAACGCGGCAATCTGGAGGCCGTCGAACCTCTCGTGGGTCTCCTGCGGAGCGCCTCCGAGAGCGCTGGTGAGGCGCTCGCGCTCGCCCTGGCGATCGAGCTCGAGGCCCGCGCTCACGCGGCGCGCGGGCAGTTTGTCGAGGCGAGAGAGCGCTTCGCCGAAGCTCGACGGCTGTTCACGGAGGGGGGCGAGCTCGACGCCGCTGCAGAGTGCGGCGCAGCCGAAGCGGCAGCGGAGGTACGCGGGGCGAACTTCACCGCCGCCGAGAGCGCTTCGCTGGGCTCTCCCGAGCGCCTGTCGGCGGGAGCGGAAGGCAGCCGGATGGTCGTCCTCGCGCGAGCCATAAGGGTGCGGGCGGCGCTCGGCGAGGGGCGCGCAGCGGAGGCGTGGGAGCTCTTCGCGACGTTGCCCGACGACAGCCGTTCCCCCGCCGTCGATGTGCGATCGGCTTATCTGCTCGCCCGCGGAGGCCTCGCTGCGGCCGCGCGGCAGTTCGACGACAGCCGCCGCGATTTCGAGCAGGTCATCCGGGAAGCCCGGGCCGCTGGACGAAAGCTCGAGGAGCTCGACGCTCGACTCGAGCTCGCTGCGCTCCAGCTTGCCGCCGACGGTCCGCAGCGCGCTGCGGCCACTGCCCAGGACGTCGCCGTCGAGGCCCGGCGGCTCGGTCTCGGCGGAGTCGAGTCTCGCGCCCGGTCGATCGAGGCCGTGTTGGCACTCCTCAGGGCCCGCTAG
- a CDS encoding FG-GAP repeat protein, translating to MPIAAGLAILLCVLGASSALAQGRHSIGLSAKGAQLWLEEGSYPHSPGSSDGLGASLAVGDFNGDGFDDLAAGIPANPCDPVNLRCGSAQVRLGSPATPLANRVVLSPVANPLDLAQAEERYGHALAAGDWNGDGFDDLAVGVPFNFVPTTGSLVQAGAVQLHLGRPAGSGTLQPIAEHSFSKAPGSGLPGFPSAFELFGFAVAFGDFNGDQKDDLAVGIPYSRGGCGPAPCRSGSVMVIDLNDAGEVGGYSMFLGAPGLPGAQADQDQVGWAVATGDFNGDGYDDLATGIPHRDGWGAVLVVYGSPFSLLFAEHQFFFQGSFGETAEAGDEFGKTLAAGDFNHDGYDDLAMGAPGEDGAGPDRIDSGEVIVSYGSTAGLLTEQAPWLTEDGIFGSGSEAGDRFGSALTAGDFDADGYDDLVVGMAGEDTASAGESSGAAVLIRGAFLGLVGSPARHLLPHLYPWGLIAERPGESDEHAGFGAALATGDFDGNGFDDLALGAPGRDLLPATAVGAVAVVYGQLFVDGFESADALEWSAVAP from the coding sequence GTGCCGATTGCGGCTGGGCTCGCGATACTTCTGTGCGTCCTCGGCGCCTCCTCGGCGCTGGCCCAGGGCCGCCACTCGATCGGCCTCTCGGCCAAGGGCGCTCAGCTCTGGCTCGAAGAGGGGAGCTATCCCCACAGTCCGGGGAGCTCCGACGGTCTCGGTGCCTCTCTCGCCGTCGGTGACTTCAACGGCGACGGCTTCGACGACCTCGCTGCGGGTATCCCGGCCAACCCTTGCGATCCGGTGAACTTGCGCTGCGGTTCGGCGCAGGTCCGCCTCGGGTCGCCCGCCACGCCGCTCGCGAACCGGGTGGTGCTCTCGCCGGTGGCCAACCCGCTCGATCTCGCGCAGGCGGAGGAGCGCTATGGCCACGCTCTCGCCGCCGGCGACTGGAACGGCGACGGGTTCGACGACCTTGCCGTGGGCGTCCCCTTCAACTTCGTGCCGACGACCGGCTCCTTGGTCCAGGCGGGAGCGGTACAGCTCCACTTGGGGAGGCCGGCGGGCAGCGGGACGCTCCAACCCATCGCCGAACACTCGTTCTCGAAGGCTCCGGGCTCGGGACTTCCCGGTTTTCCCTCTGCGTTCGAGCTGTTCGGTTTCGCGGTCGCCTTCGGCGACTTCAACGGCGACCAGAAGGACGACCTCGCTGTCGGCATTCCCTACAGTCGAGGTGGATGCGGTCCAGCTCCCTGCCGATCCGGGTCGGTGATGGTGATCGACCTCAACGATGCGGGCGAGGTCGGAGGCTACTCGATGTTCCTCGGCGCCCCGGGGCTTCCCGGCGCGCAGGCCGACCAGGACCAGGTCGGCTGGGCAGTGGCCACCGGCGACTTCAACGGCGACGGCTACGACGACCTCGCGACCGGCATTCCTCACCGTGACGGATGGGGTGCAGTTCTGGTGGTCTACGGCAGCCCGTTCTCCCTGCTCTTCGCCGAGCACCAGTTCTTTTTCCAGGGCAGCTTCGGCGAGACGGCGGAGGCCGGAGACGAGTTCGGCAAGACCCTCGCCGCCGGTGATTTCAACCACGACGGTTACGACGATCTGGCGATGGGGGCTCCGGGAGAGGATGGCGCCGGCCCGGATCGAATCGACTCCGGCGAGGTCATCGTCAGCTACGGCTCCACCGCGGGCCTGCTGACCGAGCAAGCGCCATGGCTGACCGAAGACGGCATCTTCGGCAGCGGCTCGGAGGCGGGCGATCGCTTCGGCTCGGCGCTCACCGCCGGCGACTTCGACGCCGACGGCTACGACGATCTCGTCGTCGGAATGGCCGGCGAGGACACTGCCTCTGCGGGAGAATCGAGCGGCGCAGCGGTGCTCATTCGCGGCGCCTTCCTCGGACTGGTGGGAAGTCCGGCGCGGCATCTCTTGCCCCACCTCTACCCCTGGGGGCTCATCGCCGAGCGTCCGGGCGAGTCGGACGAGCACGCCGGATTCGGCGCAGCGCTCGCGACGGGAGACTTCGACGGCAACGGCTTCGACGACCTGGCATTAGGAGCCCCGGGTCGCGATCTCCTGCCGGCTACCGCCGTGGGCGCCGTCGCCGTGGTCTACGGTCAGCTCTTCGTCGACGGTTTCGAGAGCGCGGACGCGCTCGAGTGGTCGGCGGTGGCGCCGTGA
- a CDS encoding FG-GAP repeat protein, which produces MRAIAAIGAVAAIAELGALSSAAYAGVEARPAVGLCAAGAQLFLEEGDSPVGPEAGALFGFGMAAGDFNADGYDDLAVGAPHDDWLPGIPDAGSVQVRFGAPVGALDSVLPLVPWDNAVDPAQALDRYGYALAAGDFDGDGRDDLAVGLPGNDSFDGASVRSMGGVQLHLGRHNADGRIQRVAQYSFSQVAGGGLPGPGFADENFGAAVAFGDFNGDGRDDLVVGIPQDVALCGLTPCRGGSAMVINLDAGGSIGGYLLSPGLDGLPESPSVDGMFGHALATGDFDHDGFDDLAVGVPGEVGGAGAVLVVYGSPLSLIFSDHQWLEQDDFGESGEVTDLFGFALAAGDWNGDGFDDLAMGIVGEDVLPDQGNEGAVVVAYGSAEGISFGGSSLLFDEQGGALEPFDHFGVALASADFNGDGFADLAVGASGEDYALGLTNAGGVTVFSGRPAGLSEGVIARGLSPASYPLGMIAERPGESELDAAFGRTLAVGDFDGNGFGDLVIGAPARSLGASEAVGAAAVVYGQLFVDGFESDDALEWSTLLP; this is translated from the coding sequence GTGCGCGCGATCGCTGCAATCGGCGCGGTCGCCGCGATCGCCGAGCTCGGGGCGCTCAGCTCCGCGGCGTACGCGGGCGTCGAAGCCCGCCCTGCGGTCGGTCTCTGCGCGGCGGGCGCGCAGCTCTTTCTCGAAGAGGGGGACTCTCCGGTCGGTCCGGAGGCGGGAGCGCTCTTCGGCTTCGGGATGGCGGCCGGCGACTTCAATGCCGACGGCTACGACGACCTCGCGGTGGGGGCGCCCCACGACGACTGGCTGCCGGGAATCCCCGACGCCGGCTCCGTGCAGGTGCGGTTCGGGGCGCCCGTCGGCGCGCTCGATTCGGTGCTGCCGCTGGTGCCTTGGGACAACGCGGTCGATCCCGCGCAGGCGCTCGATCGCTACGGCTACGCTCTCGCCGCGGGCGACTTCGACGGCGACGGGCGCGACGATCTCGCCGTCGGGCTTCCCGGCAACGACTCCTTCGACGGCGCGAGCGTCCGCAGCATGGGCGGCGTGCAGCTGCACCTCGGTCGACACAACGCCGACGGGCGGATCCAGCGCGTGGCGCAGTACTCGTTCTCGCAAGTCGCGGGAGGCGGTCTGCCGGGCCCGGGATTCGCGGACGAGAACTTCGGCGCGGCGGTAGCCTTCGGCGACTTCAACGGCGACGGCAGGGACGACCTTGTGGTCGGCATCCCCCAGGACGTCGCACTTTGCGGCCTGACGCCCTGTCGCGGCGGCTCGGCGATGGTGATCAACCTCGACGCCGGCGGGAGCATCGGCGGCTACCTCCTTTCGCCGGGTCTCGACGGCCTGCCCGAAAGTCCATCGGTGGATGGCATGTTCGGCCACGCGCTGGCGACGGGCGACTTCGACCACGACGGCTTCGACGATCTCGCAGTCGGCGTCCCGGGCGAAGTCGGGGGCGCCGGCGCGGTGCTCGTGGTCTACGGCAGCCCTCTCTCACTGATCTTCAGCGACCATCAGTGGCTCGAGCAGGACGATTTCGGTGAATCGGGCGAGGTGACGGATCTCTTCGGCTTCGCGCTCGCCGCGGGCGACTGGAACGGCGACGGCTTCGATGATCTCGCCATGGGCATCGTCGGCGAAGATGTCCTCCCCGACCAAGGGAACGAGGGGGCCGTGGTCGTGGCCTACGGGTCTGCAGAAGGGATCTCGTTCGGTGGATCGAGCCTTCTCTTCGACGAACAGGGGGGAGCTTTGGAGCCCTTCGACCATTTCGGCGTCGCCCTGGCGTCGGCGGATTTCAACGGCGATGGCTTCGCGGACTTGGCCGTCGGCGCTAGTGGCGAGGACTACGCCTTGGGGTTGACGAACGCCGGGGGCGTGACGGTCTTCAGCGGCCGACCTGCCGGATTGTCGGAGGGCGTCATCGCTCGCGGGCTCTCTCCCGCGAGCTACCCTCTCGGCATGATCGCCGAGCGGCCAGGGGAGTCCGAGCTCGACGCCGCATTCGGCCGCACCCTGGCGGTGGGCGATTTCGACGGCAACGGCTTCGGCGACCTCGTGATCGGCGCGCCGGCGCGCTCACTCGGCGCGAGCGAAGCGGTCGGCGCTGCGGCGGTCGTCTACGGCCAACTCTTCGTCGATGGCTTCGAGAGCGACGACGCACTCGAGTGGTCGACGCTCCTTCCCTGA
- a CDS encoding MarR family transcriptional regulator — protein MVAQKLKPESRADFGILLGLAYQAFVDQLRADLERRGFADLTPTVGYVVRAIAASAEPPSQRDLAAHLGITDQGAGKIVNDLVARGFVTRRPSPRDTRANAIQLAARGRKLLAAARRFHARFETALASEVGADADVTRRVLTAIAAAADDSAAGRLRAT, from the coding sequence ATGGTTGCACAAAAGCTCAAGCCCGAAAGCCGTGCCGATTTCGGAATCCTCCTGGGCCTCGCCTACCAGGCCTTCGTCGATCAGCTGCGCGCCGATCTGGAGCGCCGCGGCTTCGCCGACCTGACGCCCACGGTGGGCTACGTCGTGCGCGCGATCGCCGCGAGCGCGGAGCCGCCGAGCCAGCGCGACCTCGCTGCACACCTGGGCATCACCGACCAGGGTGCGGGCAAGATCGTCAACGATCTGGTAGCGCGGGGTTTCGTCACCCGACGGCCGAGCCCTCGCGATACCCGAGCCAACGCCATCCAACTGGCAGCGCGCGGCCGGAAACTGCTCGCGGCCGCTCGCCGCTTCCACGCCCGGTTCGAGACCGCCCTCGCCAGCGAGGTCGGCGCCGACGCCGACGTGACGCGACGAGTGCTCACCGCCATCGCGGCCGCCGCCGACGACAGCGCGGCCGGCCGCCTGCGGGCCACCTGA